One window of the Methanobrevibacter boviskoreani JH1 genome contains the following:
- a CDS encoding nicotinate phosphoribosyltransferase, with amino-acid sequence MIENNICLLTDSYKITHHYFYPKGTEKIYSYLENRTGAEFNKTIFYGLQYILKKYLVGDIVTEEKVEEANEIMKVHLGDGIFNYDDWMYIARELDGKLPIEIKAVPEGTPVNVSNVLMTVENTDKRCFWLTNYLEPLLQQVWYPSTVATLSAEVKKLCDFYLDVTGSSKDNLPFMLHDFGYRGASSTESAKLCSSAHLLSFAGTDTLVALTVPPNYYNTPEIEGFSVQATEHSVMTSQGPDNELNQAINVVRSAHDGVLSMVIDSYDYKNFLRNACFDGYQLNNEIKKFLDRKEGNKIVFRPDSGEPVSTTLDCLEIIEKGFGTHLNNKGYKIFNANVGVLWGDGLNYHKIRDILFGIKAHDWAAENLIFGMGGGLHSDVTRDTQRTAFKCSAQYRDGKWFDIFKKPLDNSKKSKKGRLKLLYDGQNFKTVPIDSPGEDILRTVFKDGELLIDDNFNDIKSRTMRYNLYPVQ; translated from the coding sequence ATGATAGAAAACAATATATGTCTGTTAACAGATAGTTATAAGATTACACACCACTATTTCTATCCAAAAGGTACTGAAAAAATCTATTCATATCTTGAAAATAGAACCGGAGCGGAATTTAATAAAACAATCTTCTATGGTTTGCAATATATTCTTAAGAAATACCTGGTGGGAGATATTGTAACTGAAGAGAAGGTTGAAGAAGCAAATGAGATTATGAAGGTTCATCTTGGAGATGGAATATTTAATTATGACGATTGGATGTACATTGCAAGGGAACTTGACGGTAAACTTCCAATTGAGATTAAGGCGGTTCCTGAGGGAACTCCTGTAAATGTAAGCAATGTTTTAATGACAGTCGAAAATACTGATAAACGTTGTTTCTGGTTAACAAACTATCTTGAACCATTACTCCAGCAGGTATGGTATCCTTCAACCGTTGCAACATTGTCTGCAGAGGTCAAGAAATTATGCGATTTTTATCTTGATGTAACCGGATCTTCTAAGGATAATCTTCCATTCATGTTACACGATTTCGGATACCGTGGTGCCAGTTCCACTGAATCTGCAAAATTATGTAGTTCTGCACATTTGCTTAGCTTTGCCGGCACTGATACCTTAGTTGCACTTACAGTTCCACCTAATTATTATAATACTCCTGAAATTGAAGGTTTTTCAGTTCAAGCAACTGAACATAGTGTAATGACATCACAAGGTCCTGATAATGAGTTAAACCAGGCAATAAATGTAGTTAGAAGTGCACATGACGGTGTCTTGTCAATGGTAATTGACAGTTATGACTATAAGAACTTTTTAAGAAATGCTTGCTTTGATGGATATCAGCTCAATAATGAGATTAAGAAATTTTTAGATAGAAAAGAAGGAAATAAAATTGTTTTTCGTCCAGATAGTGGAGAACCTGTATCCACTACATTGGATTGTCTTGAAATTATTGAAAAGGGATTTGGTACTCATTTAAATAATAAAGGTTATAAGATTTTCAATGCCAATGTCGGTGTTTTATGGGGTGACGGATTAAATTACCATAAGATACGTGATATCCTGTTTGGTATTAAAGCCCATGATTGGGCAGCTGAAAACCTTATATTTGGTATGGGTGGAGGATTACATTCTGATGTCACCCGTGATACTCAAAGAACTGCATTTAAATGTTCCGCCCAATATAGGGATGGTAAATGGTTTGATATATTTAAGAAACCATTAGATAACAGTAAAAAATCTAAAAAAGGAAGATTAAAATTATTATATGATGGTCAAAACTTTAAAACAGTTCCAATTGATAGTCCTGGAGAGGACATCTTAAGAACTGTGTTTAAAGATGGTGAACTTCTAATTGATGATAACTTTAATGATATTAAATCAAGAACTATGAGATATAATTTATATCCGGTTCAATAA
- a CDS encoding M48 family metallopeptidase, with product MRKDDRSEINPFTGKAAFDILDDDKFLDECYAEYNAIIQQNKIIDETPYGQVLQRVANNLIKSVTDYLAKINRLDYIEDYYDWEFHLISSDTVNAFCMPGGKIVMYSGMFSIAGTEEEIAFIMGHEMAHALLDHSRTKLSKEKRKDSITTLTRLGGLGLALLGHGEIGNGLIDLSYAADIGYNSLILMPFGRDQELEADRLGMAIIYWAGYNIHSIPNFWERMSKNNPNKIDFLSTHPSDDKRIATMRGLIVEIENETDFYSKPIIGDNDVMINTDNIQLNQQAHIVTRNRCEKCGNVCGEDDLYCINCGTKLTPEYLCSKCNSKVEKEDIFCNNCGERFKTKQIFCINCGKQLDEKDAFCRHCGYKVV from the coding sequence ATGAGAAAAGATGATAGAAGTGAAATTAATCCCTTTACAGGAAAGGCGGCATTTGATATATTGGATGATGATAAGTTTCTTGATGAATGTTATGCTGAATATAATGCTATAATTCAACAGAATAAAATCATTGATGAAACACCTTATGGTCAGGTTTTGCAGAGAGTAGCTAACAATTTGATTAAATCAGTAACAGATTATCTTGCAAAAATTAATAGGCTTGATTATATTGAGGATTATTATGATTGGGAATTTCATTTAATATCAAGTGATACAGTAAATGCTTTCTGTATGCCTGGAGGAAAGATTGTAATGTATTCCGGAATGTTTTCCATTGCAGGTACTGAAGAAGAGATAGCTTTTATCATGGGTCATGAAATGGCCCATGCATTACTTGATCATTCAAGAACTAAATTAAGTAAGGAAAAAAGGAAAGACAGTATCACAACACTTACAAGACTTGGTGGACTTGGATTAGCTCTTTTAGGCCATGGTGAAATAGGTAATGGCTTGATTGATTTATCATATGCGGCAGATATTGGTTATAATTCACTTATTTTAATGCCTTTTGGAAGGGATCAGGAATTGGAAGCAGATCGTTTAGGAATGGCTATTATTTACTGGGCAGGATATAATATCCACAGTATACCTAATTTCTGGGAAAGAATGAGTAAAAACAATCCTAATAAAATCGATTTTTTATCTACACATCCCTCTGATGATAAAAGGATAGCTACGATGAGGGGTTTAATCGTTGAGATTGAAAATGAAACTGATTTCTACAGTAAACCGATAATTGGAGATAATGATGTAATGATTAATACGGATAATATTCAATTAAATCAGCAAGCACATATTGTAACAAGGAATAGATGTGAGAAATGTGGAAATGTATGTGGGGAAGATGATTTGTATTGTATTAACTGTGGAACTAAATTAACACCGGAGTATTTATGTTCTAAATGTAATTCAAAAGTAGAAAAAGAGGATATATTCTGTAATAATTGTGGTGAAAGATTTAAAACTAAACAAATCTTTTGTATTAACTGTGGGAAACAATTGGATGAGAAAGACGCCTTTTGTAGGCATTGTGGTTATAAGGTAGTTTAA
- a CDS encoding Ig-like domain-containing protein: MSKKFRLIGFLMVFIIVFISLGALSAANLNDNSSTDLGANSSNQSQVLSTVIDSNNSDNSNIVNNYTNSNLNKAVNNDNSINNSLDSSTNSTKTLNNQVSDNSNKVNNTNISTKSSTQVLKISSKPTSFSISQITSASKTVKAYYIANGKLPSTVTVGSVKLTLAQFLYYQSKAISQLNSNNKANIQIIGSLDEPSRPNSGDSVNGKLSKSAYVDSATRTYKFILNYDQGPNYSTTTIGRVSYNRLIEAFSVVLDYYNSNNKLPSTINVKYNSKTTIPSSTSNTNTSVKSFTINQIVSASKVVKEYYDKNGKLPSTVTVGSVKLTLAQFLYYESRAISQLNSNNKANIPIVNKRFNEPSRPNTGDSINKKLSKSGYVDSATRTYKYILNNNQGPNYSTTTVGRVSYNKLIETFCEVLSYYENTKALPASVYVHSNRVGNYTYMSVPSTTNYLNGQVFTVTLIDSQGNIVKSQKISLKINGITYTNTTNSKGVANFVIPKLNGKYTVNYYYTNSNNRLSSSGSKTISIINSNVTKITGTNLNTLNNSNVKYNVTLKDAYGNPIANQQISFKISGISTIYTGKTNSKGIASVTINLPAGNYIITYSFAGNSNYPKSSGMSNISVSNMIRSIPINSLIDSANWVKDQYSAVLNGTKYTFDKYGVSSDGKYIMAIGRPSASGELSKYGYTFYRSVFERKCPICGGTHLYWSIFWAGNEYDNYGVFPATGNKEGGSAEGHIFCADCDADFSCIDGLNHVSNSVNNLKKLVATVRAAKSDAYALLNGSMKNVDIASTVGKLPSMVTIEGTPFTLSQYFYYVCRAISQLDDGNTKDLSLINTVASPSDPNRGDSISGASLSKSGYVDSATRTYKYILNNDQCPNYSTTTVGRVPYNDLVKLFTEVLIDYGNNKKLPSSITVNT; this comes from the coding sequence ATGTCGAAAAAATTTAGATTAATTGGTTTTTTAATGGTCTTTATTATTGTTTTCATTAGTCTTGGCGCTTTAAGTGCTGCTAATCTTAATGACAATAGTTCAACTGATTTAGGAGCAAATTCCTCTAATCAAAGCCAGGTTCTTAGTACAGTTATAGATTCCAACAACTCAGATAATTCAAATATTGTTAACAATTATACTAATTCAAATCTTAACAAAGCAGTTAACAATGATAATTCTATTAACAATTCACTTGATTCAAGTACAAATAGTACTAAAACATTGAATAATCAAGTTAGTGACAATTCAAACAAGGTCAATAATACTAATATTTCTACTAAATCCAGTACCCAAGTATTAAAAATCAGTAGCAAACCTACCAGTTTCAGTATTTCACAGATTACCAGTGCTTCAAAGACTGTTAAGGCATATTACATTGCCAATGGTAAATTACCTAGCACTGTAACCGTCGGGTCAGTAAAACTCACCTTAGCCCAATTCCTATACTACCAGTCAAAAGCCATTAGCCAACTAAACTCAAACAACAAAGCAAACATCCAAATCATAGGATCTTTAGATGAACCGTCACGTCCAAATTCCGGTGACTCAGTAAACGGTAAATTAAGTAAATCTGCTTATGTTGATTCAGCTACAAGAACCTATAAATTTATATTGAATTACGATCAAGGTCCAAACTACTCAACTACAACCATAGGTAGAGTTTCATATAATAGATTAATTGAAGCTTTTAGTGTTGTTCTCGATTATTATAATAGTAATAATAAATTACCTAGTACTATTAACGTTAAATACAATTCAAAAACTACTATTCCATCAAGTACTTCCAATACAAATACAAGTGTTAAGTCTTTTACTATTAATCAAATAGTTTCAGCTTCAAAAGTTGTTAAGGAATATTATGATAAGAATGGTAAATTACCTAGTACTGTAACTGTTGGTTCTGTAAAACTTACTTTAGCTCAATTCTTATATTATGAATCAAGAGCTATTAGCCAACTAAACTCAAACAACAAAGCAAATATCCCGATTGTTAATAAGAGATTTAATGAGCCTTCAAGACCAAATACAGGAGATTCCATTAATAAAAAATTAAGTAAATCCGGATATGTTGACTCTGCAACTAGAACCTATAAGTATATCTTAAATAATAATCAGGGACCTAATTACTCAACTACAACCGTAGGTAGAGTTTCATACAATAAATTAATCGAAACCTTCTGTGAGGTTCTCTCATACTATGAAAATACCAAAGCATTACCTGCTTCAGTATATGTTCATAGTAACAGGGTTGGAAACTACACTTACATGTCAGTTCCATCAACCACTAATTATTTAAACGGCCAGGTATTTACTGTAACCTTAATAGATTCTCAAGGAAATATAGTTAAATCTCAAAAGATTAGCTTAAAAATTAACGGCATTACATATACCAACACTACCAATTCAAAAGGTGTTGCAAACTTTGTAATTCCAAAATTAAATGGTAAATACACTGTAAACTATTATTATACCAATAGTAACAATAGATTATCCTCAAGTGGTTCAAAGACAATATCTATTATCAACAGTAATGTTACAAAGATTACAGGTACCAATCTTAATACCTTAAATAATTCTAATGTTAAGTATAATGTTACCTTAAAAGACGCATATGGAAATCCTATAGCAAATCAACAAATAAGCTTTAAAATTAGCGGTATTTCTACTATTTATACTGGAAAAACCAATTCAAAAGGAATTGCTAGTGTAACAATTAATTTACCAGCTGGAAACTATATCATAACATATAGCTTTGCTGGAAATAGCAATTATCCAAAATCAAGTGGAATGTCCAATATTTCAGTAAGTAATATGATAAGAAGTATCCCAATTAATTCACTTATAGACTCTGCAAATTGGGTTAAAGACCAGTATAGTGCAGTGCTAAATGGTACCAAATATACATTTGATAAATACGGTGTTTCTTCCGACGGCAAATATATTATGGCTATTGGTAGACCATCAGCTAGTGGTGAACTATCAAAATATGGTTATACATTTTATAGAAGTGTATTTGAAAGGAAATGTCCAATATGTGGAGGTACACATCTTTACTGGAGCATATTCTGGGCAGGTAATGAATATGATAATTATGGAGTATTCCCTGCAACAGGTAACAAAGAAGGTGGTTCAGCCGAGGGACATATCTTCTGTGCTGACTGTGATGCAGATTTCTCCTGTATAGATGGTTTAAACCATGTTTCTAATTCAGTTAATAACCTTAAGAAATTAGTTGCCACTGTAAGAGCGGCTAAATCAGATGCATATGCTTTATTAAATGGAAGTATGAAAAATGTAGATATTGCATCTACGGTTGGTAAACTTCCTTCCATGGTAACTATCGAAGGTACTCCGTTTACATTAAGCCAATATTTCTATTATGTTTGTAGAGCCATATCCCAGTTGGATGATGGAAACACTAAGGATTTATCATTGATTAACACAGTAGCTTCACCATCAGATCCAAACCGTGGAGATAGTATTAGTGGTGCTAGCTTATCCAAATCAGGATATGTTGATTCTGCAACCAGGACATACAAATACATTTTAAATAATGATCAATGTCCTAATTACTCAACTACAACTGTAGGTAGAGTTCCATATAATGATTTAGTTAAATTATTTACAGAAGTCTTAATCGATTATGGTAACAACAAGAAATTACCTAGTAGCATTACTGTAAATACTTAA
- a CDS encoding zinc ribbon domain-containing protein codes for MNYRICPHCKTYMDSNIIRCSTCGRVLSDVIYSEEELEKEYKNFEKYINKTLNPKGVFSDFKALLKDQFNIKGNDEKDNIAFTLTMEHLIYQKDFNPYTLRRRYLELATDLNNLKKMPVEKYQEMVHEDAKGMFFHILNTREIQFNLYNHIPEHTVPVSVVKNKHGTGTKVVATGLFGVFGLAGTSGVKEETYNKVVPARDELTYKVNINANENNISIQIIDINQDKKLPKNTYSWNQITEADADDYLKSKEFDAILLKDFNAEEITESIENIYYIFLNEDHPLRKAINIPTLKRLLLEDFKEYVNNHAYGNYVHEMNDEAKQLEEFYTLKEKGIITEREYLNKKNEILKTSRNEENNGAHKQINFCPNCGNKLDKDDKFCSACGTKII; via the coding sequence ATGAACTATAGAATATGTCCTCACTGTAAAACATATATGGATTCAAATATTATAAGATGCAGTACCTGTGGAAGAGTATTATCTGATGTAATATACTCTGAGGAAGAATTAGAAAAGGAATATAAAAACTTTGAAAAATACATTAACAAAACATTAAATCCGAAAGGGGTTTTCTCAGATTTTAAAGCTTTACTAAAGGACCAATTTAACATAAAAGGTAATGATGAAAAGGACAACATCGCATTTACACTAACCATGGAACATTTAATTTATCAGAAAGATTTTAATCCATACACTTTAAGAAGAAGATATTTGGAACTTGCAACGGATTTAAATAACCTTAAAAAAATGCCTGTTGAAAAATATCAGGAAATGGTTCATGAAGATGCAAAAGGGATGTTCTTTCATATATTAAATACAAGGGAAATCCAATTTAATCTATATAACCATATTCCAGAACATACAGTACCTGTTTCAGTTGTAAAGAATAAACATGGAACAGGAACAAAGGTAGTTGCCACCGGTTTATTTGGTGTTTTCGGACTTGCAGGAACTAGTGGAGTAAAAGAAGAAACATATAATAAAGTAGTGCCTGCAAGGGACGAACTAACATATAAGGTAAATATTAACGCAAATGAAAACAACATAAGTATTCAAATTATTGACATTAATCAGGATAAGAAATTACCTAAGAACACATATAGTTGGAATCAGATTACTGAAGCAGATGCAGATGATTATCTAAAATCCAAGGAATTCGATGCAATATTATTAAAAGACTTTAATGCAGAAGAAATCACAGAGAGCATAGAAAATATTTACTATATCTTCCTAAATGAAGATCACCCATTAAGAAAAGCAATTAATATTCCTACCTTAAAAAGATTACTATTAGAGGATTTTAAAGAATATGTAAATAATCATGCTTATGGAAATTATGTTCATGAGATGAATGACGAGGCAAAACAGTTAGAGGAATTCTATACACTTAAAGAAAAGGGAATAATTACAGAAAGGGAATATCTAAATAAGAAAAATGAAATTCTGAAAACAAGTAGAAATGAGGAGAATAACGGTGCCCATAAGCAAATTAATTTCTGTCCAAATTGTGGAAATAAATTAGATAAAGATGATAAATTCTGCTCTGCATGTGGTACCAAAATCATATAA
- a CDS encoding class I SAM-dependent methyltransferase codes for MKPDYKNWMPIQMIIGFLVGAIIFFILSLIFKENILVINQGWNGILFVIFLVLTIIMALICLYMYMLYRAFDYNGGRKLSKEIIEKTAKFSRVVEEGKVLDIGCGSGALTIAVAKENPKSYVIGLDRWGKEYASFNKKLCEDNAKIEGVSARTEFIEGNAVKLPFKDGSFDAIVSNYCIHNIPSRDRQKILLEALRTLKKGGTFALHDIYSRGKYGDMDGFVDKLKSKGYEKVELIDTTDKFMKKREASLYFLNGSGILYGKK; via the coding sequence ATGAAACCGGATTATAAGAATTGGATGCCTATTCAAATGATTATTGGATTTTTGGTAGGAGCTATTATATTTTTCATTTTATCCTTAATATTCAAGGAGAATATATTGGTAATTAATCAAGGATGGAATGGAATATTATTTGTTATATTTCTTGTTCTTACAATTATAATGGCTTTAATATGTCTATACATGTATATGTTATATAGAGCCTTTGATTATAATGGAGGAAGAAAGCTTTCAAAGGAAATAATTGAAAAGACCGCAAAATTCTCAAGGGTGGTGGAAGAGGGTAAAGTATTGGATATTGGTTGTGGATCTGGTGCATTAACAATAGCTGTAGCAAAAGAAAATCCAAAATCATATGTAATAGGATTGGACCGTTGGGGAAAGGAATATGCATCGTTCAATAAAAAATTATGTGAAGATAATGCTAAAATAGAGGGTGTAAGTGCTAGAACTGAATTTATTGAAGGCAATGCTGTTAAACTACCTTTTAAAGACGGGTCATTTGATGCAATTGTTAGTAATTATTGTATACATAATATTCCTTCAAGAGATCGTCAAAAAATATTGTTGGAGGCTTTAAGAACTTTAAAAAAAGGGGGAACCTTTGCCTTACATGATATTTATAGTAGGGGAAAATATGGGGATATGGATGGATTTGTTGATAAATTAAAAAGTAAAGGCTATGAAAAGGTAGAATTAATAGATACTACCGATAAGTTTATGAAGAAAAGAGAGGCTAGTTTATATTTTTTAAATGGGTCTGGAATATTATATGGTAAAAAATAA